DNA from Bacillus sp. Marseille-P3661:
TGGTTTATCATATGATCCGAAAATTGATTCTTTTATTAACCAAGTCGGCCAACCTTTAATCGGCCATGTTGATGAAAAATGGTCAGCAGATGATTTGTATAAACTCATTCAACAGCAATTGCATGATGCCAACCAAGTTAGTATTTTAAAAAGTAAAGCAGCTCCATTACAGCAACAAGCAAATGAAACTGCAGCAAAAGTGGTTGAGTATTTGAGCTAGTTGAGATAACTTTGGAAAATCCCACAGTCTGATGATTGGCTGTGGGGTTTTTATTTTGCTGTGAATTATAAATTGGAGATTGGCTCGGTTTGTTATCAACAGTTTTTATATCATTAATGAACCTGTGTACAACATTTAATTGATACCAACGTTTTGTGCACGGGTTCTAGCATTCACGTCATATTAATTTGTTTCAACATGTCATCATTTGTGCACAAAATCTAAATTGTTACCAACATATCCACACAATTTTTATGAATGAAGTGCCATCGTATAAAAACATATCTATAGTTTAGCAATATATCAACATTTTATCGGGGATAACTCGGCTTTATTTGCAATATTAACGTAGAGCTGCAAAAGAAATTTAAACATTTAACAAGATATCAACAGATTTTCAACTTGTTTCAACATTTTAAGCATGCAAAAACGGGTTATCCACAACATTTCGTTTAGAGTTAAAACCTCAGCAAGCAGATATCTGCCACTTTTCGATTATATCTTCCACTTTGCTGTAGATATCTGCTACTTTTTCAATATATCGTCCACTTTTGGATACATATCAGTAACTAATAGACATTCTCAATTACAGCGGGGGCGCCTGGTCAGTGGTAATTGCAAGATTAAATGCAAAGTAAATAATAGCAAACTACTTTTTCAACCTGCTGACGTTTTTTCCAACAGTTAGACATTCTCAATTAATGCAGAGCCGCCAAGACGGAGATAATTGAAAAATCAAATGCCATACGCATTATTGCAAACTATTATTTTCAATCAGACAGTAGACATTCTAAATTAACACTGTGATCCTAGTCGGGGGATCGTTGCAAACTTGATTTAGACCATGCATTATTCAACCTCCACTTCCAAACTAGCGACACATATTACCAATAATTGCTACAAAAATTTCTTTTAAATGACAAAATGGGGTCAATTGTCTCAATTTGTTGCAAATTGCTGAAACACCCTTGATATATTCCTAGTAAACTATTACATTTGAAGTAAAGAAAAAATAGGTAGGATTTGCTAATGTTTTAGAAAAAACTACTAGAAGGGAGGAGACAAACAACATGACAAAAAAGTCGTTTTTAACATTCATAATTTGCACGTTTGCCATTGTTTTCATATACCTTGGTATACCACTGCAAACGGCCAGTGCAAATGAATTAGGTCTAATAACGACAGATGACCTCAATGTGCGAACAGCACCTTCCACTCAAGGTGAAATTTTAGGTAAAATCCATACTGGAACTGAAGTGGAAATACTCGAAAAAACAGGTGAGTGGTACAAAATCAGCTCGAATCTTGGTGACGGATTTGTTCATAGTTCATATGTAAATATACATACTTCTACGAATAAAACATCAAACACTTCTACAGCGACTTCATCGTCTTCAAAAGTAAAGGTTTATGTTAATGGTGAATTATTACAACTCCCAATCGAACCACCCATCACAGATGGACGAGTTCTTGTTCCATTTCGCGGAATTAGCGAAGCGCTAGGCATACAAGTGAATTGGCTAAATGCGACTCGACAGGTTGAAGCCATTGATAACGGAAAATACGTGTTGTTTACCATTGGCAAACAAAAAGTTCAGGTTGGAAATGAAACCTTGAATTTAGTGCCTGCGGCTCGTATTGAAAAAGAATACACAGTGTTGCCGCTGCGGTTTTTCGCAGAAAGCTTTGGTGCTGACGTACGCTGGATCGATTCCACACGTACAGTTGAAATCAACCGAGGAGAATCTATTTCAAACGAAAACGAGGAAGCGACTTCGCCAAACACAAGTGGCTCACTAACCCTAGCGTTAATTGAAGATGCGGATGTAGGCGTTTATGAAGAGCCGAATTCTAAAAGTAAAAAACTTGGTAGTCTGCAGCAGGGAGATACAATTAAAGCTTATGCTGCTAGCCTTAGTAAGAACGACGAATGGTTAGAAATACAATATAAAAATGAATCAGCTTATATAAAGTCCGATTCAATTCGTTCACAGCAAAGCACTATCAAAGGTACGGTTAATGCAACGGCATTAAATGTTCGGAAGTATGCAGATTCCGAATCAGATATCGTTGACCGACTAAGCAAAGGTCAAGAAGTGATTGTCTATGAGTTTGATGGTCAGTGGGCTAGGTTTAAAACGAACGGCAAATGGGGTTATGTACATAGTTATTATTTAACTTTGAAAAAAAATAATAAATCCTATGTTGCTCTTGGATCGCCGACGTTTGAAAATAACGGAAACCGCAGCTTGTTAACGTGGTCAAAGGTTGGTGCAGTTACAACAAGCCATAAACTGATTTCAGGCGGAGTTGAAATTAGTTCGAATGCAACAACGGTAGACGAATGGAGCAGCAATCATCCCGCGGTAAAACGAATTGAATATGCAAGCGGTTCAAAAATTAGAATATATTTCAATCCGGGTTATCATTTTGTTGTCCGACATTCAAACAATGATGTAAAAATAACATTGCTTGAAAGTGGATTAACAGGTAAACGAATTGTGATTGATGCGGGGCATGGTGCCCATGATCCTGGTGCAGTAGGTGTAACAGGGTTGAATGAAAAAACGGTTAACTTAGTTGTTGCCCAAAAATTAGCTAATTTATTGCAAGATGCAGGAGCAGAAGTAACAATGACTAGAAATAGTGATACCTTTCTTGCTCTGTCAGAGCGAGTAGCGATTGCACACCGAAATGATGCGGATGCATTTATTAGCTTACATGCAGACTCTTTTAAAGCAACATCTCAGGGCTCAACGAC
Protein-coding regions in this window:
- a CDS encoding N-acetylmuramoyl-L-alanine amidase, yielding MTKKSFLTFIICTFAIVFIYLGIPLQTASANELGLITTDDLNVRTAPSTQGEILGKIHTGTEVEILEKTGEWYKISSNLGDGFVHSSYVNIHTSTNKTSNTSTATSSSSKVKVYVNGELLQLPIEPPITDGRVLVPFRGISEALGIQVNWLNATRQVEAIDNGKYVLFTIGKQKVQVGNETLNLVPAARIEKEYTVLPLRFFAESFGADVRWIDSTRTVEINRGESISNENEEATSPNTSGSLTLALIEDADVGVYEEPNSKSKKLGSLQQGDTIKAYAASLSKNDEWLEIQYKNESAYIKSDSIRSQQSTIKGTVNATALNVRKYADSESDIVDRLSKGQEVIVYEFDGQWARFKTNGKWGYVHSYYLTLKKNNKSYVALGSPTFENNGNRSLLTWSKVGAVTTSHKLISGGVEISSNATTVDEWSSNHPAVKRIEYASGSKIRIYFNPGYHFVVRHSNNDVKITLLESGLTGKRIVIDAGHGAHDPGAVGVTGLNEKTVNLVVAQKLANLLQDAGAEVTMTRNSDTFLALSERVAIAHRNDADAFISLHADSFKATSQGSTTFYHSGKNPSWQQSKQLSDITIKKIVAALGTVNRGSNDKSLHVIRETEIPAILVELAFLSNPTEEAMLKSDESRQKAAQAIYESFVEFYN